Proteins found in one Cyanobacteria bacterium QS_8_64_29 genomic segment:
- a CDS encoding anthranilate synthase component I: MPIAPDFATFRTLAQQGNFVPVYQAWIADLETPVSAWYRTCAGHPYNFLLESVEGGERLGRYSFLGCDPIWVLHASGDGTTQTYRDGTCKRHSGNPFQILQACLADIQPVKLAELPPGLGGLFGVWGYEAIRWIEPSISLHPTSARELPDGVWMQVDRLIAFDQIQRRIWAITYADLRDPTTECQAAYERASACVRQLVDELQQPLPAQATLLRWAPPPAAAPPRYDSNTTQARFCDSVRQAQAYIRAGDIFQVSLSQCLSATYPGHPFELYRALRAINPSPYMAYYSLGDWQLIGSSPEVMVKASRDGDGELQATLRPIAGTRPRGETPAQDEALAQALRSDPKEIAEHVMLVDLGRNDLGRACQTGSVRVDELMAIERYSRVMHLVSNIAGKLAADRGAWDLFAACFPAGTVTGTPKIRAMELINELEPEPRGPYAGAYGYYDFEGQLNTAIAIRTMVVQPGEGSQRVSVQAGAGVVADSEPEQEYQETLNKARALLEAIRGLQGQ; the protein is encoded by the coding sequence ATGCCCATCGCGCCCGATTTCGCCACCTTTCGCACGCTGGCCCAACAGGGCAACTTCGTCCCGGTCTATCAGGCCTGGATCGCCGATCTGGAAACGCCCGTTTCCGCTTGGTACCGAACCTGCGCCGGTCACCCCTACAACTTTTTGCTGGAGTCGGTTGAGGGCGGCGAGCGCCTGGGGCGCTACAGCTTTTTGGGCTGCGATCCCATCTGGGTGCTGCACGCCAGCGGCGATGGCACGACCCAGACCTACCGCGACGGCACCTGCAAGCGGCACTCGGGCAACCCGTTTCAAATCCTGCAGGCTTGCCTGGCCGACATCCAGCCCGTCAAGCTGGCCGAGCTACCCCCCGGATTGGGTGGCCTGTTCGGGGTTTGGGGCTATGAGGCCATTCGCTGGATCGAGCCCAGCATTAGCCTCCACCCAACCTCGGCGCGCGAGCTACCGGACGGCGTCTGGATGCAGGTCGATCGCCTGATTGCCTTCGACCAAATCCAGCGCCGCATTTGGGCGATCACCTATGCCGACCTGCGCGATCCCACCACCGAGTGCCAGGCCGCCTACGAGCGGGCCAGTGCCTGCGTCCGCCAGCTGGTGGATGAGCTCCAGCAACCGCTGCCGGCCCAGGCTACCCTGTTGCGCTGGGCGCCGCCGCCAGCGGCCGCGCCGCCGCGCTACGACAGCAACACCACCCAGGCGCGCTTTTGCGATAGCGTTCGGCAGGCGCAAGCCTACATCCGCGCGGGCGATATCTTCCAGGTGTCGCTATCGCAGTGCCTGTCAGCCACCTACCCAGGGCATCCCTTCGAGCTCTACCGCGCCCTGCGCGCCATCAACCCGTCCCCCTACATGGCCTACTACAGCTTGGGCGACTGGCAGCTCATCGGCTCCTCACCCGAGGTCATGGTCAAAGCGAGCCGCGATGGTGACGGGGAGCTGCAAGCCACGCTGCGCCCCATTGCCGGGACGCGCCCGCGCGGCGAGACCCCCGCCCAAGACGAGGCCCTCGCCCAGGCGCTGCGCTCGGATCCCAAAGAAATCGCCGAGCACGTCATGCTGGTGGATCTGGGCCGCAACGATTTGGGCCGCGCCTGCCAAACCGGCAGCGTTCGCGTGGACGAGCTCATGGCGATCGAGCGCTACTCCCGGGTCATGCACTTGGTCAGCAACATCGCGGGCAAGCTCGCCGCCGATCGCGGCGCTTGGGACCTGTTTGCTGCCTGCTTTCCGGCCGGGACGGTCACCGGAACCCCCAAGATCCGGGCCATGGAGCTTATCAACGAGCTCGAGCCTGAACCGCGCGGTCCCTACGCTGGCGCCTACGGCTACTACGATTTTGAAGGCCAGCTCAACACCGCCATTGCCATTCGCACCATGGTGGTGCAACCGGGCGAGGGCAGCCAGCGGGTTTCGGTGCAAGCGGGCGCTGGGGTCGTGGCCGACTCCGAGCCCGAGCAGGAATACCAAGAAACCCTCAACAAAGCGCGCGCCCTACTGGAGGCCATCCGGGGCTTACAGGGCCAGTAA
- a CDS encoding Photosystem I reaction center subunit II translates to MAEQFSGQFPQFGGSTGGLLTAAETEEKYAITWTSSKEQAFEMPTGGAAIMNEGQNVCYFARKEQCLALGTQLKTKFKPKIQDFKIYRIYPNGEIEYLHPKDGVFPETANQGRPYVGKIDRSIGKNPEPATLKFSGQEPYEV, encoded by the coding sequence ATGGCGGAACAGTTTTCCGGACAATTCCCCCAATTCGGCGGCAGCACGGGCGGGCTGCTCACCGCCGCCGAAACTGAAGAAAAATACGCCATTACCTGGACTAGCTCCAAGGAGCAGGCATTCGAGATGCCCACCGGTGGTGCGGCCATCATGAACGAGGGCCAAAACGTCTGCTACTTTGCCCGCAAAGAACAGTGCCTGGCGCTAGGGACCCAACTCAAAACCAAGTTCAAGCCCAAAATTCAAGACTTCAAGATCTATCGCATCTATCCCAACGGCGAGATCGAATACCTCCACCCCAAAGATGGGGTCTTCCCCGAAACGGCCAACCAAGGGCGTCCTTACGTGGGCAAAATCGATCGCAGCATCGGCAAAAACCCCGAGCCGGCAACCCTCAAGTTCTCGGGGCAAGAGCCCTACGAAGTCTAG
- a CDS encoding histidine kinase → MPSSVLAELVEALPQLRPQIYFKSSLTALSHAMEDRVLAGSEQPLVIASFQRERYYRQEAHRYQRIARKSDHVYVLSAAETEFCNSSQTYETVAFAPDDALAREWHLVVMGQQYATCLICRERARPESRSDLDIEPSRRFEGIWTFDPSVGQTAARILLDRIVVHRPELADKAERARKAYLQLPGQGSSGGDGAGRPVANPDPFVERLVTYLQAGQYKLLKAYRSLTAKEKKERLVHSMTAVIRRSLDPDEILEIAVQRLGEALKASRCIVYRCSESDAAATIDSEFLGTQVSALRGVQWPLRDNPLAQAAMAQQASIYVESATRDARLTEGPLGDPWNESLLSLAQRHSIDAWLLVPVLYSGRLKGMLELHRGRADRAGWNQQDIELVEAVATQVGTALVQAESYTQLEALDRARSNLVAITGHELRTPLSTVQVCLESLASEPDMGEELRQTMLQTALADAERMRKLVRDFLTLSQLESGRVEWNPEAVSVAECAQLACGNIGANSAEGNELPPIEQAISPDLPFVRADGEWLVEVLAKLLDNACKFTPADGQVTLEARQQDSERVEVAIADTGRGIEPEQLERIFDWFYQEEGALQRTTGGTGLGLAICRQAVKSWNGTIWAQSAGKDCGTRFCFTVPIAGSQAERAVAQRQANPSARERASRQHRLQR, encoded by the coding sequence ATGCCGAGCTCCGTGCTGGCAGAGTTAGTTGAAGCTCTGCCCCAGTTGCGCCCGCAAATTTATTTCAAATCCTCGCTTACGGCGCTCTCCCACGCCATGGAAGATCGGGTCCTGGCGGGCTCGGAGCAGCCGTTGGTCATTGCGAGCTTCCAGCGCGAGCGCTACTACCGGCAGGAAGCGCACCGCTACCAGCGCATCGCGCGCAAAAGCGATCACGTTTATGTGCTCTCGGCGGCCGAGACCGAGTTTTGCAACAGCTCCCAAACCTACGAAACGGTGGCCTTTGCCCCCGACGATGCCCTCGCGCGCGAGTGGCATCTGGTGGTCATGGGGCAGCAGTACGCCACCTGCCTGATTTGCCGGGAGCGGGCGCGTCCCGAGTCGCGCAGCGATTTGGACATCGAGCCCTCCCGGCGCTTTGAAGGCATCTGGACTTTTGACCCCAGTGTCGGCCAGACCGCTGCCCGGATCCTGCTGGATCGCATCGTGGTGCACCGGCCGGAGCTGGCAGACAAAGCCGAGCGCGCCCGCAAGGCCTACCTGCAGCTGCCGGGCCAGGGTTCGAGCGGCGGCGATGGGGCCGGCCGTCCCGTTGCCAATCCCGATCCCTTTGTCGAGCGGTTGGTGACTTACCTGCAGGCCGGCCAGTACAAGCTGCTCAAAGCCTACCGCTCGCTCACCGCCAAAGAGAAAAAAGAGCGCCTGGTGCACTCGATGACCGCGGTCATCCGGCGCTCGCTCGATCCGGACGAAATCCTCGAGATCGCGGTGCAACGCTTGGGCGAAGCGCTCAAGGCGTCGCGCTGCATCGTTTACCGCTGCAGCGAGAGTGATGCGGCCGCCACCATCGATAGTGAGTTCCTAGGCACCCAGGTCAGCGCGCTGCGCGGCGTGCAGTGGCCGCTGCGCGACAATCCGCTCGCGCAGGCCGCCATGGCGCAACAAGCGTCAATTTACGTTGAGAGCGCCACTCGGGACGCGCGCCTCACCGAGGGCCCATTGGGCGATCCGTGGAACGAATCCCTGCTATCGCTAGCTCAGCGCCACTCGATCGATGCCTGGCTGCTGGTGCCGGTGCTGTACAGCGGCCGGCTCAAGGGCATGCTGGAGCTGCATCGGGGCCGCGCCGACCGGGCCGGGTGGAACCAGCAAGACATCGAGCTGGTCGAGGCGGTCGCCACCCAGGTGGGCACGGCTCTAGTCCAGGCCGAGTCTTATACGCAACTTGAGGCCCTCGATCGCGCCCGCTCCAATCTGGTTGCCATTACCGGGCACGAACTGCGGACCCCGCTCTCGACCGTTCAAGTCTGCCTGGAGAGCTTGGCCAGCGAGCCGGACATGGGCGAGGAGCTGCGGCAGACCATGCTGCAAACCGCCCTCGCCGATGCCGAGCGCATGCGCAAGCTCGTGCGGGACTTTTTGACCCTTTCCCAGCTCGAGAGCGGCCGCGTGGAGTGGAACCCCGAGGCCGTCTCGGTGGCCGAGTGCGCCCAGCTCGCGTGCGGCAATATCGGCGCCAACAGTGCCGAGGGCAACGAACTGCCCCCAATCGAGCAGGCCATCTCCCCGGATCTGCCCTTCGTTCGCGCCGACGGCGAGTGGCTGGTCGAGGTGCTGGCCAAGCTGCTGGACAATGCTTGCAAGTTCACCCCAGCTGACGGGCAGGTCACCCTTGAAGCCCGGCAACAGGACAGCGAACGAGTTGAGGTCGCCATCGCCGATACCGGGCGCGGCATCGAACCCGAGCAGCTCGAGCGCATCTTCGACTGGTTCTATCAGGAAGAAGGCGCGCTACAGCGCACCACGGGCGGAACGGGGCTGGGCCTAGCCATTTGCCGCCAGGCGGTCAAAAGCTGGAACGGGACGATTTGGGCCCAGTCGGCCGGCAAAGACTGCGGCACCCGGTTTTGCTTTACCGTGCCCATTGCGGGCAGCCAAGCCGAGCGTGCCGTGGCGCAGCGGCAAGCCAACCCATCGGCACGCGAGCGCGCCAGCCGGCAACACCGCCTCCAGCGCTGA
- a CDS encoding bifunctional adenosylcobinamide kinase/adenosylcobinamide-phosphate guanylyltransferase, with amino-acid sequence MARSPTTGAITLVTGPAHSGKSEWAELLARRSSRAVTYVATARADPDDPDWQARIARHAARRPASWQTQQVPVALAATVAAAEPSQCLLIDSLGSWVTNLLAQEPAEWQASVGGLLQSLERTPAQIVLVAEETGWGVVPAYAAGRTFRERLGDAIRRVGAAADASYLVAGGRALELSAWGTPLPPPD; translated from the coding sequence ATGGCTCGCTCCCCAACCACCGGCGCGATCACGCTCGTCACCGGCCCGGCCCACTCGGGCAAAAGCGAATGGGCCGAGCTGCTCGCGCGCCGCAGCTCGCGTGCGGTGACCTACGTTGCGACCGCCCGCGCCGACCCCGACGATCCGGACTGGCAAGCGCGCATCGCACGGCACGCGGCGCGGCGGCCTGCCAGCTGGCAGACTCAGCAGGTGCCCGTGGCACTCGCTGCAACGGTGGCGGCAGCCGAGCCGTCCCAGTGCTTGCTGATCGATTCGTTGGGCAGTTGGGTGACCAACCTACTGGCGCAGGAGCCTGCCGAGTGGCAGGCCAGCGTGGGAGGGCTGCTGCAGAGCCTGGAGCGAACGCCGGCCCAGATCGTGCTGGTGGCTGAAGAGACCGGATGGGGCGTCGTCCCGGCTTACGCTGCCGGTCGCACCTTCCGCGAGCGCTTGGGGGATGCCATCCGGCGGGTGGGCGCCGCGGCCGATGCCAGCTATTTGGTCGCCGGCGGCCGAGCGCTCGAGCTCAGCGCTTGGGGTACGCCGCTACCACCGCCCGATTAG
- a CDS encoding ribonuclease Z produces the protein MEITFLGTSSGVPTRSRNVSSVALRLPQRGEMWLLDCGEGTQHQLLRSDLKPSQIRRIFITHMHGDHIFGLPGLLASCGLSGMGSPIDVYGPPELADYLQTCSKHARINWGNRVRVHAVATGTVYEDSEFSVSCRPLAHSVPTFGYRIAEKDRPGRFKPEKASALGIPPGPIYGRLKCGETVTLPNGRRIRGTDLREPDEPGRKIAYCTDTIYCDAALELAQDADALIHEATFAHQDAQLAFERQHATSTMAAQVALGAGVRQLILTHFSPRYAPGNPLQLEDLRQEAQAIFPNTTLACDFWRYAVPRRPARQLAGHR, from the coding sequence GTGGAGATCACGTTCCTAGGCACGAGTTCGGGCGTTCCGACGCGATCGCGCAACGTCTCCAGCGTGGCGCTGCGCTTGCCCCAGCGGGGCGAGATGTGGCTGCTCGACTGCGGCGAGGGCACCCAGCACCAACTGCTGCGCAGCGACCTCAAACCCTCCCAGATCCGGCGGATCTTCATCACCCACATGCACGGCGACCACATTTTTGGCTTGCCCGGGCTGCTGGCGAGCTGCGGCCTGTCGGGAATGGGCTCGCCCATTGATGTTTACGGGCCGCCCGAGCTAGCCGACTACCTCCAAACCTGCAGCAAGCACGCTCGCATCAACTGGGGCAACCGGGTGCGCGTACATGCCGTGGCAACCGGCACAGTTTACGAAGACAGCGAATTTAGCGTCAGCTGCCGCCCGCTGGCGCACAGCGTTCCTACCTTTGGCTACCGCATTGCCGAAAAGGACCGCCCCGGGCGCTTCAAACCGGAGAAGGCCTCGGCTTTGGGGATCCCACCCGGGCCCATCTACGGGCGCCTCAAGTGCGGCGAGACCGTGACGCTCCCCAACGGGCGGCGAATCCGCGGCACGGATCTGCGCGAGCCCGACGAGCCGGGCCGCAAGATCGCCTACTGCACCGATACGATTTATTGCGACGCGGCCCTGGAACTCGCCCAGGATGCCGACGCGCTCATCCACGAGGCCACCTTCGCCCACCAAGACGCGCAGCTTGCCTTCGAGCGCCAGCACGCCACCTCCACCATGGCGGCGCAAGTGGCCCTGGGAGCAGGCGTTCGGCAGCTGATCCTGACCCATTTCAGTCCGCGCTACGCCCCGGGCAATCCGCTCCAGCTTGAGGACCTGCGCCAAGAAGCCCAGGCGATCTTTCCCAACACCACCCTGGCTTGCGACTTTTGGCGCTACGCCGTGCCGCGGCGGCCTGCCCGCCAGCTGGCGGGCCACCGCTAA
- a CDS encoding sporulation protein, translated as MRTNQATARKWLSRSLGGGLGLGLLGLAWAAPAQALELRVAIERQAQQVKVGASTNAVVRNAAGRKLGEIEARQPLQAHPQGNGIVLKGWRASQLQIEPSGDGYVWIGDRWYRGSTQLVAGEQGVTAINRIGLQPYLYSVVGAEMQAEWPLAALKAQAVAARTYALYQRDRARARPYDFGDTTTSQVYRGIASEHPRSQQAVRQTSGQLVTYNGAPILAAFHAASGGYTANVEDVWSQRLPYLRGVRDFDRQSPYYQWQQTLSARTIGQRLAGVDAVQAIEPQQRTPRGRVAALKVVGEGATVRLSGPDFREALDLRSTQFQVTETPQDFRFRGRGFGHGIGLSQWGARELAQRGNNYRQILGHYYSGVKLTALEQLARNRNPAAEDTRS; from the coding sequence ATGCGCACCAACCAAGCAACCGCCCGTAAGTGGTTATCGCGCTCGCTAGGCGGCGGGCTCGGTCTGGGGCTGCTCGGGCTGGCATGGGCTGCTCCAGCGCAAGCGCTCGAGCTCCGCGTGGCGATCGAGCGGCAGGCCCAGCAGGTGAAGGTGGGCGCCTCCACCAATGCCGTCGTTCGCAACGCCGCCGGCCGCAAGCTGGGCGAAATCGAGGCGCGTCAGCCGCTGCAAGCGCACCCGCAAGGCAATGGCATCGTACTCAAAGGGTGGCGCGCGTCCCAGCTGCAGATCGAGCCCAGCGGCGATGGCTACGTTTGGATCGGCGATCGCTGGTACCGCGGCAGCACGCAGCTGGTCGCCGGCGAGCAGGGGGTCACCGCCATCAACCGCATCGGGCTGCAACCCTATCTCTACAGCGTGGTCGGCGCCGAGATGCAAGCGGAGTGGCCGCTGGCGGCGCTCAAAGCCCAGGCCGTGGCTGCCCGAACTTACGCCCTCTACCAGCGTGATCGCGCCCGGGCGCGCCCCTACGACTTTGGCGACACCACAACTTCACAAGTGTATCGCGGGATTGCGAGCGAACACCCGCGCTCCCAGCAAGCCGTGCGCCAAACCTCGGGCCAGCTCGTGACCTACAACGGCGCCCCCATCTTGGCAGCTTTCCACGCTGCCTCCGGCGGCTACACCGCCAATGTGGAGGATGTCTGGAGCCAGCGCTTGCCCTACCTGCGCGGCGTGCGGGATTTCGACCGGCAATCCCCCTACTATCAGTGGCAGCAGACGCTATCCGCCCGCACCATCGGCCAGCGCTTGGCGGGGGTAGATGCGGTCCAGGCCATCGAGCCGCAGCAGCGCACGCCGCGGGGCCGCGTCGCCGCCCTCAAGGTAGTGGGCGAGGGCGCAACGGTGCGCCTGAGCGGTCCCGACTTTCGCGAGGCTCTCGATCTGCGCAGCACGCAGTTTCAAGTCACCGAAACGCCCCAGGACTTTCGCTTTCGCGGCCGCGGATTCGGCCACGGCATTGGCCTCAGTCAGTGGGGGGCGCGCGAGCTGGCCCAGCGCGGCAACAACTACCGCCAAATCCTGGGACACTACTACAGTGGGGTCAAACTGACTGCTTTGGAGCAGTTGGCCCGCAATCGCAACCCGGCAGCCGAGGATACGCGCTCTTAA
- a CDS encoding N-acetylmuramoyl-L-alanine amidase, with amino-acid sequence MRPACLLAASGAAIAATGSGMAVAQAQSDGFQLTYPPKQHETTAERIFLLGTAPPAGQVYVNGDPIERSQAGHFAPSFPLEPGVNRFELRYRDHTIQRQVTRLERGPKPPEGLGFVEGSLAPSRNIARLPDEPVCFSAAAPPGVEAQVQLAGREIPLYERSQAVELAPSHAVLTGQNAPERSQARRYRGCTTFAQAGRLGQPTFVLRQGGNRATQTAEGQVAILPPTQLDVVAVTAESGDTRTGPGDNYARQTPLPQGTQAQVTGTQGKWLRLGYGNWIREAEVERIGRGPTPETRIASIRSRQAQGATEFVFPLQVPVPVSVRQRDHSLTLTLHNTTARTDTIRIDSPILKRLDWEQLDGERVRYQLQFQGSQQWGYQLRYEGTHLVLRLQHPPERSGTDSSQPLAGVAILLDPGHGGEELGARGPNGRPEKAVNLNVSQRLRAALEQRGANVVMTRRRDRAVSLQARADRIAAAQPAIALSLHYNALPDGGKPAQTAGVGAFWYHPQAQGLAQFLHDWLVSEAGRPSYGVFWNNLALTRPSAAPTVLLELGFMTNPQEFEWATDPQQQQQLAQSLAEGIAAWFARQQR; translated from the coding sequence ATGCGCCCAGCTTGCTTGCTCGCGGCATCGGGGGCTGCCATCGCTGCCACCGGCAGCGGGATGGCGGTGGCTCAAGCCCAATCTGATGGCTTCCAGCTGACTTATCCGCCCAAGCAGCACGAAACCACGGCCGAGCGCATCTTTTTGCTGGGGACAGCCCCGCCCGCCGGGCAAGTCTATGTCAACGGCGACCCCATCGAGCGCAGCCAAGCCGGCCATTTTGCCCCCAGCTTTCCGCTCGAGCCCGGGGTCAATCGCTTCGAGCTGCGCTACCGCGATCACACCATCCAGCGCCAAGTGACGCGCCTCGAGCGGGGGCCTAAGCCCCCCGAAGGCTTGGGGTTTGTTGAGGGCTCGCTCGCCCCCAGCCGCAACATCGCCCGCTTGCCTGATGAGCCGGTTTGCTTTAGCGCCGCGGCGCCGCCGGGGGTCGAGGCCCAGGTGCAACTGGCCGGGCGCGAGATTCCGCTCTACGAGCGATCGCAGGCGGTCGAGCTAGCTCCCAGCCACGCTGTGCTGACCGGCCAAAACGCCCCCGAGCGCTCGCAGGCCCGCCGCTATCGCGGTTGCACGACATTCGCGCAAGCGGGGCGCCTGGGACAACCCACCTTCGTGCTGCGCCAGGGGGGCAATCGCGCCACCCAGACTGCCGAGGGCCAGGTCGCGATCCTGCCGCCCACCCAGCTGGATGTGGTGGCGGTTACTGCCGAATCGGGCGATACGCGCACCGGCCCCGGCGATAACTACGCCCGCCAGACCCCGCTGCCGCAAGGCACCCAGGCCCAAGTCACCGGCACCCAGGGCAAGTGGCTGCGCCTGGGCTACGGCAACTGGATCCGCGAGGCCGAGGTGGAGCGCATCGGGCGCGGTCCTACCCCCGAGACACGCATCGCCAGCATCCGCTCCCGCCAAGCCCAAGGCGCCACCGAGTTCGTCTTTCCGCTGCAGGTGCCGGTTCCGGTGAGCGTGCGCCAGCGTGATCACAGCCTGACCCTGACCCTGCACAACACCACGGCCCGCACCGACACCATCCGCATCGATAGCCCCATCCTCAAGCGCCTAGATTGGGAGCAGCTCGATGGCGAGCGCGTCCGCTACCAGCTGCAGTTCCAGGGCTCGCAGCAGTGGGGCTACCAGCTGCGCTACGAGGGCACCCATTTAGTCCTGAGGTTGCAGCACCCGCCCGAGCGGAGCGGCACGGACTCTTCGCAGCCGCTGGCGGGGGTCGCTATCCTGCTCGATCCCGGACACGGTGGCGAGGAGCTAGGTGCTCGGGGGCCCAACGGCCGTCCTGAAAAAGCCGTCAATCTGAACGTCTCCCAGCGGTTGCGCGCTGCGCTCGAGCAACGCGGCGCCAATGTTGTCATGACCCGCCGCCGCGATCGCGCGGTCTCGCTGCAGGCGCGCGCCGATCGCATTGCCGCTGCCCAGCCCGCGATCGCGCTCTCGCTCCACTACAACGCCCTCCCCGACGGCGGCAAACCGGCGCAAACGGCGGGTGTTGGGGCCTTTTGGTACCACCCGCAGGCCCAGGGGTTGGCTCAGTTCCTGCACGACTGGCTGGTCTCGGAGGCCGGGCGCCCCTCCTATGGGGTGTTTTGGAACAACCTGGCCCTAACTCGCCCCAGCGCGGCCCCGACTGTGCTGCTGGAGCTGGGCTTTATGACCAACCCGCAGGAGTTTGAGTGGGCCACCGACCCGCAGCAGCAACAGCAGCTCGCGCAGTCGCTGGCTGAGGGCATTGCGGCTTGGTTTGCCCGCCAGCAGCGCTAG
- a CDS encoding ABC transporter permease, with protein MAYLLQHPREVGELLLAHLQLIASALPVAVALALPLAWAIERYRWLQLPVLGALGMLYTVPSLALAVLLVPLLGLSARTAVAAMVLYAQAILVRQTATALASLDPGVREAARGMGMTAWQRWWRVEFPLILNPFLAGVRLAATVTLAIAAIGAKFGAGGLGTLLFDGVQQNQPAQIWAGAIALAGLALALNGALLALERQLKAGAPRI; from the coding sequence ATGGCGTACCTGCTGCAGCATCCGCGCGAAGTTGGGGAACTGCTGCTGGCGCACCTGCAGCTGATTGCCTCGGCGCTGCCTGTCGCGGTAGCCCTGGCCCTGCCGCTGGCTTGGGCGATCGAGCGCTACCGCTGGCTGCAATTGCCCGTGCTGGGCGCGCTGGGGATGCTCTACACGGTGCCTAGCCTGGCACTGGCGGTCTTGCTCGTTCCGCTGCTGGGCCTATCGGCGCGCACCGCCGTGGCTGCCATGGTGCTCTACGCCCAGGCCATCTTGGTGCGCCAAACGGCAACGGCGCTGGCCTCGCTGGATCCGGGGGTGCGCGAAGCCGCCCGCGGCATGGGCATGACGGCTTGGCAGCGCTGGTGGCGGGTGGAGTTCCCGCTGATTTTGAACCCGTTTTTGGCTGGGGTGCGGTTGGCAGCGACCGTGACGCTGGCGATCGCAGCCATCGGGGCCAAGTTCGGCGCTGGCGGACTGGGAACGCTGCTGTTTGATGGGGTGCAGCAAAACCAGCCGGCCCAAATTTGGGCCGGGGCGATCGCGCTGGCGGGGTTGGCGCTGGCACTCAATGGCGCCTTACTGGCGCTAGAGCGGCAATTGAAGGCGGGCGCTCCCCGTATCTAG
- a CDS encoding ABC transporter ATP-binding protein has translation MSAITFDGVSVRFRQASQPALRDCSLAVAAGEFVVVLGPSGCGKTTLLKTVNRLCEPSSGRIYLNGTDIRTLRVTQLRRRMGYVIQQGGLFPHMTVAQNVAVVPRLLDWSRARQRARTEQLLGWVQLPPREYRHRYPAQLSGGQRQRVGIARALAGDPGVLLMDEPFGALDAITRRTLQQLVRALQQQLPKTVLFVSHDVAEAFYLADRVLVLRQGQIEQFDTPHRLLAAPNSAFVRDLIAGDGELRWLRSHAVEAAMIPPTGDLPASPTLARHDDLYRALAQLLAAGAERLAVLDGGERVGAIGLEQIRALAAATQPT, from the coding sequence ATGAGCGCGATCACCTTTGACGGCGTCAGCGTGCGCTTTCGGCAGGCCAGCCAGCCGGCCCTGCGCGATTGCAGCCTGGCCGTGGCGGCCGGCGAGTTCGTCGTGGTGCTAGGGCCTTCAGGCTGCGGCAAAACGACGCTGCTCAAAACGGTCAATCGCCTCTGCGAGCCCAGCAGCGGCCGCATCTATCTCAACGGGACCGACATCCGCACTCTCCGGGTCACCCAACTGCGGCGGCGCATGGGCTATGTCATCCAGCAGGGCGGGCTATTCCCGCACATGACCGTTGCCCAGAACGTGGCCGTCGTCCCTAGGCTGCTGGATTGGTCCCGCGCCCGGCAGCGGGCGCGCACCGAGCAACTGCTGGGGTGGGTGCAGCTGCCGCCGCGCGAGTACCGCCACCGCTACCCGGCCCAACTCTCGGGCGGGCAGCGGCAGCGGGTGGGCATCGCGCGCGCCCTGGCTGGGGATCCGGGGGTTTTGCTCATGGACGAACCCTTCGGGGCGCTGGATGCCATTACCCGCCGAACGCTGCAGCAGCTGGTGCGCGCTCTGCAGCAGCAGCTGCCCAAAACGGTTTTGTTCGTCTCCCACGATGTAGCAGAAGCCTTTTACCTCGCCGATCGCGTGCTGGTTTTGCGCCAAGGGCAGATCGAGCAGTTCGACACCCCCCATCGCCTGCTGGCTGCGCCTAACAGCGCCTTCGTACGCGATCTGATCGCCGGCGATGGGGAGCTGCGGTGGCTGCGATCACACGCCGTCGAGGCTGCCATGATCCCGCCCACCGGCGATCTCCCGGCCTCCCCCACCCTCGCCCGCCACGATGACCTATACCGCGCCCTGGCGCAGCTGCTTGCCGCCGGTGCCGAGCGGCTTGCCGTGCTCGATGGGGGGGAGCGCGTGGGGGCCATCGGGCTCGAGCAGATCCGCGCGCTGGCGGCCGCCACCCAGCCAACCTGA